A region from the Variovorax paradoxus genome encodes:
- a CDS encoding phospholipase D family protein: protein MLDKLIASSFPALRGLALWLTGAGIAWVLAGCAGLPPRTPEPPTLSIAASPSTTLGRAAASLNAGHDGLSSIRPLVEASFALDARFELMRQAQASLDVQTYQLGNDKTGLLLLRELRDAARRGVRVRLLLDDFYTTGMDRLLLALAAEPNAEVRLFNPFVNARDHSATRWLEFFGDFRRLNHRMHNKLFVADGAMAIAGGRNLADEYFLRSEGANFIDFELIMAGPVVPEAARIFDTYWNSDVVYPLQRVASASGTQKALKSEFEAATSPAHAPPPAALPGTDLMGEPPLGAQLADIGRMKWMRAEAHAAADSPNKALGTLASPSESLAARFHEMTATARSDVVVISPYFIPGDEGMARIREGRARGVRISVITNSLADSDEPLVNINYNRYRVDMLKLGVNLYEVSTQQLKRNRQFRDLLKKARGRLHAKLALVDREWVLLGSMNLDPRSARLNTEFGVRVRSFELAQALLYAYQLDDIEGVYRVVLMPDGENVQWIGTGDVDNEVLDSEPDSSLLTRLQLLLFSWFVPTDQL from the coding sequence ATGCTCGACAAGCTCATTGCCTCTTCGTTTCCCGCGCTGCGCGGCCTGGCGCTGTGGCTGACGGGCGCTGGCATCGCCTGGGTGCTCGCAGGCTGCGCCGGCCTTCCTCCGCGCACGCCCGAGCCGCCGACGCTGTCGATTGCCGCCTCCCCTTCCACCACGCTCGGCCGCGCAGCGGCCAGCCTGAACGCCGGGCACGACGGGCTGTCGAGCATCAGGCCGCTGGTGGAGGCGTCGTTTGCGCTCGACGCAAGATTCGAGCTGATGCGGCAGGCGCAAGCCTCCCTGGACGTGCAGACCTACCAGCTCGGCAACGACAAGACCGGCCTGCTGCTGCTGCGCGAATTGCGCGATGCCGCGCGGCGCGGCGTGCGGGTGCGCCTGCTGCTCGACGACTTCTACACGACCGGCATGGACCGCCTGCTGCTCGCGCTGGCCGCGGAACCCAACGCCGAGGTCCGGCTGTTCAACCCGTTCGTGAACGCCCGCGACCACTCGGCCACGCGCTGGCTGGAGTTCTTCGGCGATTTCCGCCGCCTCAACCATCGCATGCACAACAAGCTCTTCGTGGCCGATGGCGCCATGGCGATTGCCGGCGGCCGCAACCTGGCCGACGAGTACTTCCTGCGCAGCGAGGGCGCCAACTTCATCGACTTCGAACTGATCATGGCCGGCCCGGTGGTTCCGGAAGCCGCGCGCATCTTCGACACCTACTGGAACAGCGACGTCGTCTACCCGCTCCAGCGGGTTGCCAGCGCCAGCGGCACCCAGAAAGCGCTGAAGTCCGAGTTCGAAGCCGCCACCTCGCCGGCCCATGCCCCGCCGCCGGCCGCCCTGCCCGGCACCGACCTGATGGGCGAGCCGCCCCTGGGCGCCCAGCTGGCCGACATCGGCCGCATGAAATGGATGCGCGCCGAGGCCCATGCCGCGGCCGACAGCCCCAACAAGGCGCTGGGCACCCTCGCGTCGCCGTCCGAATCGCTGGCCGCGCGTTTTCATGAAATGACCGCCACGGCACGCTCGGATGTGGTGGTGATCTCGCCCTATTTCATCCCCGGCGACGAAGGCATGGCCCGCATCCGGGAGGGCCGGGCGCGCGGCGTGCGCATCAGCGTCATCACCAATTCGCTGGCCGACAGCGACGAGCCGCTGGTCAACATCAACTACAACCGCTATCGCGTCGACATGCTGAAGCTGGGCGTGAACCTGTACGAGGTCAGCACCCAGCAGCTCAAGCGCAACCGCCAGTTCCGCGACCTGCTCAAGAAGGCGCGCGGCCGCCTGCATGCCAAGCTGGCGCTGGTCGACCGCGAATGGGTGCTGCTCGGCTCCATGAACCTCGACCCGCGCTCGGCGCGGCTGAACACCGAATTCGGCGTTCGCGTGCGCAGTTTCGAGCTGGCGCAGGCGTTGCTGTATGCCTACCAGTTGGACGACATCGAGGGCGTCTACCGCGTCGTGCTGATGCCCGACGGTGAGAACGTGCAATGGATAGGCACCGGCGACGTGGACAACGAGGTGCTCGACAGCGAGCCCGATTCGAGCCTGCTCACGCGGCTGCAATTGCTGCTGTTCTCCTGGTTCGTGCCGACGGACCAGCTGTGA
- a CDS encoding T6SS phospholipase effector Tle1-like catalytic domain-containing protein: MTDSIDAALNPALGLTRSRERPLTPRELMQRDKAVCAANPVSSKPSCTGVIFVGMFFDGTGNNEDADYKEPPRPPREQKHSNVVRLYHAFPDKVERGTTGYYAYYIPGVGTPFKEIGDDGKGFGGQISQTLGSTSAWYGEPRIIWGLTRVFNAVSWYAYKSNIFDNKTAASLARDLSGVTSFGSERRKVLKHTWQAKLKAQLVNRKPEITQINLSVFGFSRGAAEARAFVNWLCEICELKDGGYLLAGIPLRVQFLGIFDTVASVGAAGLYSVFEGRQSWAWNNMQVHPAVEQCLHLVAGHEVRACFPLDSVRIDGRYPSNVREYVYPGSHSDVGGGYMPMCLGKNDWAEDDRQLARIPGFEMYCAALIAGVPFTPLEKLREPVAKALVPHPDTLEAFNAYYKAAGIAPGPVEEMHRQHMGHYFTYRWQLLDHGLQASPEWARASRHPNQGKNYGGELQWLQATQRALIHVIAAVLAEIDRRIESGGSRWSWSKDERLKQPLAFDLGVQLLSPVATLAELGSKADSRMDRLKEGELHAKAAALARQAPAYLARWRKWLADNQQAEVHDTDIEREPVLLLGSLKSKALPEDVSTFFSSFVHDSMAGFIGFGMPEFEANGFGLAKFRRIYAGNRGDDFLRGMVVRANEKKIAAAQALRTQTAQWRMESENYRRANPNPW, from the coding sequence ATGACGGACAGCATCGATGCGGCATTGAACCCCGCACTTGGCTTGACCCGAAGTCGCGAGCGTCCGTTGACGCCGCGCGAACTGATGCAGCGCGACAAGGCAGTGTGCGCCGCCAACCCCGTGAGTTCGAAGCCAAGCTGCACTGGCGTCATCTTCGTGGGCATGTTCTTCGACGGGACGGGCAACAACGAGGACGCCGACTACAAGGAGCCTCCGCGTCCTCCGCGCGAGCAAAAGCACAGCAACGTGGTGCGGCTGTATCACGCATTCCCCGACAAGGTCGAGCGTGGCACCACGGGCTACTACGCTTACTACATACCCGGCGTGGGCACGCCCTTCAAAGAAATCGGCGACGACGGCAAGGGTTTCGGTGGCCAGATCTCGCAGACGCTGGGCTCCACCAGTGCTTGGTATGGCGAGCCACGGATCATCTGGGGCCTGACACGCGTGTTCAATGCCGTCAGTTGGTATGCCTACAAGTCCAACATCTTCGACAACAAAACGGCCGCCTCGCTGGCCCGCGACCTGAGCGGCGTCACCTCCTTTGGCTCGGAACGGCGCAAGGTGCTCAAGCACACCTGGCAGGCCAAGCTCAAGGCCCAGCTGGTCAACCGCAAGCCCGAGATCACGCAGATCAACCTCAGCGTCTTCGGGTTTTCTCGCGGCGCGGCCGAGGCACGGGCCTTCGTCAACTGGCTTTGCGAAATCTGCGAACTGAAGGATGGCGGCTATCTCTTGGCCGGCATCCCGTTGCGCGTGCAGTTCCTGGGCATCTTCGACACCGTGGCCTCGGTGGGTGCGGCCGGGCTGTACAGCGTGTTCGAGGGCCGCCAGAGCTGGGCCTGGAACAACATGCAGGTGCACCCGGCCGTGGAGCAGTGCCTGCACCTGGTGGCGGGCCACGAGGTGCGTGCGTGTTTTCCGCTCGACTCGGTGCGCATCGACGGCAGGTACCCGTCCAATGTGCGGGAGTACGTGTATCCCGGTTCGCACTCCGACGTGGGCGGCGGCTACATGCCGATGTGCCTGGGCAAGAACGACTGGGCCGAGGACGACCGGCAGCTGGCGCGTATTCCGGGCTTCGAGATGTACTGCGCGGCCTTGATTGCTGGCGTGCCTTTCACGCCGCTGGAAAAGTTGCGGGAGCCGGTGGCAAAGGCGTTGGTGCCCCACCCCGACACCCTCGAAGCCTTCAACGCCTACTACAAGGCCGCGGGCATCGCGCCCGGCCCCGTGGAGGAGATGCACCGCCAGCACATGGGCCACTATTTCACCTACCGCTGGCAGCTGCTGGACCACGGGCTGCAAGCCTCGCCGGAGTGGGCGCGTGCGAGCCGGCATCCCAACCAAGGCAAGAACTACGGCGGCGAGCTGCAATGGCTGCAGGCCACGCAGCGCGCGCTGATCCATGTGATTGCGGCGGTGCTGGCCGAAATCGACCGCCGCATCGAAAGCGGCGGCAGCCGTTGGAGCTGGAGCAAGGACGAGCGGCTGAAGCAGCCTCTGGCCTTCGACCTGGGCGTTCAGTTGCTGAGCCCGGTGGCGACCCTCGCTGAACTGGGGAGCAAGGCCGATTCGCGCATGGATCGGCTCAAGGAAGGCGAATTGCATGCCAAGGCCGCCGCGCTGGCCCGCCAGGCGCCGGCGTACCTGGCCAGGTGGCGCAAATGGCTGGCCGACAATCAGCAGGCCGAGGTGCACGACACCGACATCGAGCGCGAGCCGGTGCTATTGCTCGGCAGCCTGAAGTCGAAGGCGCTGCCCGAGGACGTGTCGACGTTCTTCTCGAGTTTCGTGCACGACTCGATGGCGGGGTTCATCGGCTTCGGCATGCCCGAGTTCGAGGCCAACGGCTTTGGGCTGGCGAAGTTCCGGCGCATCTACGCGGGGAACAGGGGCGACGATTTCCTGCGCGGGATGGTCGTCAGGGCAAACGAAAAGAAGATCGCCGCGGCCCAGGCACTGCGTACGCAGACTGCCCAGTGGCGGATGGAGTCGGAGAACTACAGGCGCGCCAATCCGAATCCCTGGTAG
- a CDS encoding DUF3304 domain-containing protein produces MGNTLLRKFIGVGKSTVCLARRQKLGWLAAGACALLVGCSDEMVPASVMGYNHMSDWGIESFTVDGAGGPNITPEAGGGKSSCCARIPVRWHAGMKVKVRWSYDTTQGGPRPPPPQEAVVEIPEYSKRTGDIQAHFYPNHKVKVVVSNYGIEHPRYPMSEEDKLPWETSKQLLEYEKEGRLPE; encoded by the coding sequence ATGGGGAACACCTTGCTCAGAAAATTCATAGGGGTCGGTAAATCGACCGTCTGCCTTGCCAGGAGGCAGAAGCTGGGTTGGCTGGCCGCAGGCGCATGCGCGCTGCTGGTCGGTTGCAGCGATGAGATGGTCCCGGCGTCGGTCATGGGCTACAACCACATGAGCGATTGGGGCATCGAGAGCTTTACGGTCGATGGTGCAGGGGGGCCGAACATAACGCCCGAGGCAGGAGGAGGGAAATCTTCATGCTGCGCAAGAATTCCGGTGCGTTGGCACGCAGGCATGAAAGTCAAAGTGCGATGGAGCTACGACACCACGCAAGGTGGTCCCAGGCCGCCGCCTCCTCAAGAAGCCGTGGTTGAAATCCCTGAGTACTCCAAGCGCACTGGAGATATCCAGGCGCATTTCTATCCGAACCACAAGGTCAAGGTCGTGGTCTCCAACTATGGCATCGAGCATCCCCGCTACCCCATGAGCGAGGAAGACAAACTTCCCTGGGAAACCAGCAAGCAGCTGCTGGAATATGAGAAGGAAGGGAGACTGCCTGAATGA
- a CDS encoding co-chaperone GroES, producing the protein MKLRPLADRVIVKRIDSETKTASGIVIPDAAAEKPDQGEVLAVGPGKRTDKGELTALTVRVGDRVLFGKYSGQTVKVDGDELLVMKEDDLFAVVEK; encoded by the coding sequence ATGAAACTTCGTCCTTTGGCCGATCGCGTGATCGTCAAGCGTATCGACAGCGAAACCAAGACCGCCTCCGGCATCGTCATCCCCGACGCAGCCGCCGAAAAGCCCGATCAGGGTGAAGTCCTGGCCGTGGGCCCGGGCAAGCGCACCGACAAGGGCGAACTGACCGCACTGACCGTCCGGGTCGGCGACCGCGTCCTGTTCGGCAAGTACAGCGGCCAGACCGTCAAGGTCGATGGCGACGAACTGCTCGTGATGAAGGAAGACGACCTGTTCGCAGTCGTCGAGAAGTAA
- the groL gene encoding chaperonin GroEL (60 kDa chaperone family; promotes refolding of misfolded polypeptides especially under stressful conditions; forms two stacked rings of heptamers to form a barrel-shaped 14mer; ends can be capped by GroES; misfolded proteins enter the barrel where they are refolded when GroES binds): MAAKDVVFGGEARARMVEGVNILANAVKVTLGPKGRNVVLERSFGAPTVTKDGVSVAKEIELKDKLQNMGAQLVKEVASKTSDNAGDGTTTATVLAQAIVREGFKLVAAGMNPMDLKRGIDKAVTALVAELKKASKPTTTSKEIAQVGSISANSDETIGKLIADAMDKVGKEGVITVEDGKSLDSELDVVEGMQFDRGYLSPYFINNPEKQSALLDNPFVLLFDKKISNIRDLLPVLEQVAKAGRPLLIIAEEVEGEALATLVVNTIRGILKVVAVKAPGFGDRRKAMLEDIAILTGGKVIAEEVGLTLEKVTLADLGQAKRIEVGKENTIIIDGAGAAGDIEARVKQVRVQIEEATSDYDREKLQERVAKLAGGVAVIKVGAATEVEMKEKKARVEDALHATRAAVEEGVVAGGGVALLRAKQAVGESVKGDNADQDAGIKLVLKAVEAPLREIVNNAGGEASVVVNAVLAGKGNYGFNAQNDTYGDMLELGILDPTKVTRTALQNAASVSSLLLTTEAMVADAPKDEAGAGGGMPDMGGMGGMGGMGM, from the coding sequence ATGGCAGCAAAAGACGTAGTCTTCGGCGGAGAAGCCCGCGCACGCATGGTCGAGGGTGTCAACATCCTGGCCAACGCAGTCAAAGTGACCCTGGGCCCCAAGGGCCGCAACGTGGTGCTCGAACGCTCGTTCGGCGCCCCCACCGTCACCAAGGACGGTGTGTCGGTCGCCAAGGAAATCGAACTCAAGGACAAGCTTCAGAACATGGGCGCCCAGCTCGTGAAGGAAGTGGCCTCCAAGACTTCGGACAACGCCGGTGACGGCACCACCACCGCGACCGTGCTGGCCCAGGCCATCGTTCGCGAAGGTTTCAAGCTGGTGGCTGCCGGCATGAACCCGATGGACCTGAAGCGCGGCATCGACAAGGCTGTCACGGCCCTGGTCGCCGAGCTGAAGAAGGCTTCCAAGCCCACCACCACGTCTAAGGAAATCGCTCAAGTCGGCTCGATCTCGGCCAACAGCGACGAAACCATCGGCAAGCTCATCGCTGACGCGATGGACAAGGTCGGCAAGGAAGGCGTGATCACCGTGGAAGACGGCAAGTCGCTGGACAGCGAACTCGACGTCGTCGAAGGCATGCAGTTCGACCGCGGCTACCTGTCGCCCTACTTCATCAACAACCCCGAGAAGCAATCGGCGCTGTTGGACAACCCCTTCGTGCTGCTGTTCGACAAGAAGATCAGCAACATCCGTGATCTGCTGCCGGTGCTGGAGCAAGTCGCCAAGGCAGGCCGTCCTCTCTTGATCATTGCCGAAGAAGTCGAAGGCGAAGCCCTGGCTACCTTGGTCGTGAACACGATTCGCGGCATTCTGAAGGTCGTGGCCGTCAAGGCTCCTGGCTTCGGCGACCGCCGCAAGGCCATGCTGGAAGACATCGCCATCCTGACGGGCGGCAAGGTCATCGCTGAAGAAGTGGGCCTGACGCTCGAAAAGGTGACGCTGGCCGACCTGGGCCAAGCCAAGCGCATCGAAGTGGGCAAGGAAAACACCATCATCATCGACGGTGCTGGTGCTGCCGGCGACATCGAAGCCCGCGTGAAGCAAGTGCGCGTGCAGATCGAAGAAGCCACGAGCGACTACGACCGTGAAAAGCTGCAAGAGCGCGTGGCCAAGCTGGCCGGCGGCGTGGCAGTGATCAAGGTTGGCGCCGCCACCGAAGTCGAGATGAAGGAAAAGAAGGCACGCGTCGAAGACGCCCTGCACGCCACCCGCGCTGCAGTGGAAGAAGGCGTTGTGGCTGGCGGCGGCGTGGCTCTGCTGCGTGCCAAGCAAGCCGTGGGCGAGTCGGTCAAGGGCGACAACGCCGACCAGGACGCCGGCATCAAGCTGGTGCTCAAGGCTGTCGAAGCGCCCCTGCGCGAAATCGTCAACAACGCGGGCGGCGAAGCCTCGGTGGTGGTGAACGCTGTGTTGGCCGGCAAGGGCAACTACGGCTTCAATGCCCAGAACGACACGTACGGCGACATGCTCGAACTGGGCATTTTGGACCCGACGAAGGTCACCCGCACCGCGCTGCAGAACGCAGCATCGGTGTCCTCGCTGCTGCTGACGACCGAAGCCATGGTCGCCGATGCACCGAAGGACGAAGCCGGTGCCGGCGGCGGCATGCCTGACATGGGCGGCATGGGCGGCATGGGCGGCATGGGCATGTAA
- the xylB gene encoding xylulokinase translates to MYLGLDLGTSELKALLLADDHRIVGLARAPLTVDRPQPLWSEQAPQQWWHALEEVMRALGKSHPEELAAVRTIGLSGQMHGATLLDAAGEVLRPAILWNDGRSGPQCEALARAVPRLGEIAGNLAMPGFTAPKLLWMREHEPRIFNRVARVLLPKDWLRFMLSGEAVSEMSDAAGTLWLDVGARDWSDELLAATGLTREHMPRLVEGSEVSAQLKPELAARWGVGNGGTVLIAGGAGDNAASAVGMGLVEPGQGFVSLGTSGVVFVSTDRFLPNPAQAMHAFCHALPKRWHQMSVMLSAASAVSWAAKTFRFADEAALLEAAASVAPEQRARCPLFLPYLSGERSPHNNPNAQGVLFGLTHAHGPAEIAYAVVEGVSFGLRDGFDTLRLPAGMPLREVALVGGGARSVWWGQLLADIFQVPLTLYAGSETGGALGAARLAWLADGGTVAEVCTLPPVKQQLVPSLEGADGHKTRHARFQVLYMALRDQFR, encoded by the coding sequence TTGTATCTGGGACTCGACCTCGGCACGTCCGAGCTCAAGGCGCTGCTGCTGGCCGACGATCACCGCATCGTCGGCCTGGCACGCGCGCCGCTCACGGTCGACAGGCCGCAGCCGCTCTGGTCGGAGCAGGCGCCGCAGCAGTGGTGGCATGCGCTCGAGGAGGTGATGCGCGCGCTCGGCAAATCGCATCCCGAGGAACTTGCGGCCGTGCGCACCATCGGCCTGTCGGGCCAGATGCATGGCGCCACGCTGCTCGACGCCGCGGGCGAGGTGCTGCGCCCCGCCATCCTCTGGAACGACGGCCGCAGCGGCCCGCAGTGCGAGGCCCTCGCGCGCGCCGTGCCGCGCCTGGGCGAGATCGCGGGCAACCTCGCGATGCCCGGCTTCACCGCGCCCAAGCTGCTGTGGATGCGCGAGCACGAACCTCGAATCTTCAATCGCGTCGCGCGTGTGCTGTTGCCCAAGGACTGGCTGCGCTTCATGCTCAGCGGCGAGGCCGTCAGCGAAATGTCCGATGCGGCCGGCACGCTGTGGCTCGACGTCGGCGCGCGCGACTGGTCCGACGAACTGCTCGCGGCCACCGGGCTCACGCGCGAGCACATGCCGCGGCTGGTCGAGGGCAGCGAAGTGTCGGCGCAGCTCAAGCCCGAGCTTGCCGCGCGCTGGGGCGTGGGCAATGGCGGCACGGTGCTCATCGCGGGTGGCGCGGGCGACAACGCTGCGAGCGCCGTCGGCATGGGGCTGGTGGAACCGGGGCAGGGCTTCGTGTCGCTCGGCACCTCGGGCGTGGTGTTCGTCTCGACCGACCGCTTTTTGCCGAACCCGGCGCAGGCGATGCATGCGTTCTGCCATGCGCTGCCGAAGCGCTGGCACCAGATGTCGGTGATGCTCTCGGCCGCGAGCGCCGTGAGCTGGGCCGCCAAGACCTTCAGGTTTGCCGACGAGGCCGCGTTGCTCGAAGCCGCGGCGTCGGTCGCGCCTGAACAGCGGGCACGCTGCCCGCTGTTCCTGCCGTATCTCTCGGGCGAGCGCTCGCCGCACAACAACCCGAACGCGCAGGGCGTGCTGTTCGGGCTGACGCATGCGCACGGCCCGGCGGAGATTGCCTATGCCGTGGTCGAGGGCGTGAGCTTTGGTCTGCGCGACGGCTTCGACACCCTGCGCCTGCCCGCCGGCATGCCGCTGCGCGAAGTGGCACTGGTGGGGGGCGGCGCGCGCAGTGTCTGGTGGGGCCAGTTGCTGGCCGATATCTTCCAGGTGCCGCTCACGCTCTATGCGGGCAGCGAGACCGGCGGCGCGCTGGGTGCGGCGCGCCTCGCGTGGCTGGCGGACGGCGGCACTGTGGCCGAGGTGTGCACGCTGCCGCCGGTCAAGCAGCAGTTGGTGCCTTCGCTCGAAGGTGCCGATGGGCACAAGACGCGCCATGCGCGGTTCCAGGTGCTGTACATGGCACTGCGCGACCAGTTTCGATAA
- a CDS encoding AraC family transcriptional regulator, giving the protein MTTSTRKRSIPRQRQPELERDIARSPSLGYEAPETGLVRCLAHGFPSPLVRWHFHEDYELHLITETSGKAFIGDWIGPFQPGHLVLCGPRLPHNWISLDVPEGGAAGRDRVIQFRHEPIERAAAEIPELRDVMQLFERARHGIEFFGMSQQAQTHWDSIKAARGVRRLGLFFEFMADLAQCTDYRLLSSVQMQGAHGVEGDAQVDQINDIVNRITSNMAEPISMSDVAAELGMSESRFSRFFRRSTGNSFTDFVNRVRINSACHLLMQTDHYVTDICYQVGFNNVANFNRRFLEIKGMTPSEFRRQADTRFG; this is encoded by the coding sequence ATGACAACCTCCACACGCAAACGCTCGATTCCCCGTCAGCGCCAACCCGAGCTGGAGCGCGACATTGCGCGCTCCCCGTCGCTGGGCTACGAGGCCCCCGAAACCGGCTTGGTGCGCTGCCTGGCGCACGGCTTTCCGAGCCCGCTGGTGCGATGGCATTTCCATGAAGACTACGAGCTGCATCTGATCACCGAGACCTCGGGCAAGGCCTTCATCGGCGACTGGATCGGGCCGTTCCAGCCCGGGCACCTCGTGCTCTGCGGGCCGCGGCTGCCGCACAACTGGATCTCGCTCGACGTGCCCGAAGGCGGAGCCGCGGGGCGCGACCGGGTGATCCAGTTCCGCCACGAGCCCATCGAACGCGCCGCGGCCGAGATTCCGGAGCTGCGCGACGTCATGCAGCTGTTCGAACGCGCGCGGCACGGCATCGAGTTCTTCGGCATGTCGCAGCAGGCGCAGACGCACTGGGACAGCATCAAGGCCGCGCGCGGCGTGCGCCGGCTCGGGCTGTTCTTCGAGTTCATGGCCGACCTCGCGCAATGCACCGACTACCGGCTGCTCTCGAGCGTGCAGATGCAGGGCGCGCACGGCGTCGAAGGCGATGCGCAGGTCGACCAGATCAACGACATCGTCAACCGCATCACCAGCAACATGGCGGAGCCGATTTCCATGTCCGATGTGGCGGCCGAACTCGGCATGAGCGAAAGCCGCTTCAGCCGCTTTTTCCGGCGCTCCACCGGCAACAGCTTTACCGACTTCGTCAACCGCGTGCGCATCAACAGCGCGTGCCACCTGCTGATGCAGACCGACCACTATGTGACCGACATCTGCTACCAGGTCGGTTTCAACAACGTGGCCAACTTCAACCGGCGCTTTCTCGAGATCAAGGGCATGACGCCGAGCGAATTCCGGCGCCAGGCCGACACGCGCTTCGGCTGA
- a CDS encoding carbohydrate kinase family protein, protein MRIALTGEALIDFTASEAGTLAFLGHEGGSPLNTAVACARLGQPTGFLTQLSTDLFGERLMRFLERNGVDTSFILRSNAPSTLAFVERTPQTNRYAFYTRGSADATWAPEPLPQLPADCRFLHFGSISLLQEPAATRIAELVTANAGRRVIVFDPNVRPSLIPDMAAYRACVTDWLAMADLVKLSDEDAELLAPGQPVDALAAECLQAGVHAVIVTRGGAGATLWRTGHAPLAVAAPRVKVVDTIGAGDTFTAGLSVALLAHGVEHPAQLGELGDDAWREVMRFAATAAALNCTREGADPPTLEAVHAALAQEDNEAVASRP, encoded by the coding sequence ATGCGCATTGCACTCACGGGCGAAGCCCTCATCGATTTCACCGCCAGCGAGGCCGGCACGCTCGCGTTCCTGGGCCACGAGGGCGGCTCGCCGCTCAACACCGCCGTGGCCTGCGCGCGCCTGGGCCAGCCCACCGGTTTTCTCACGCAGCTGTCGACCGACCTGTTCGGCGAGCGGTTGATGCGTTTTCTGGAGCGCAACGGCGTGGACACCAGCTTCATCTTGCGCAGCAATGCGCCCTCGACCCTGGCCTTTGTCGAGCGCACGCCGCAGACCAACCGCTATGCCTTCTACACGCGCGGCAGCGCCGACGCCACCTGGGCGCCCGAGCCGCTGCCGCAGTTGCCGGCGGACTGCCGCTTTCTTCATTTCGGCTCGATCTCGCTGCTGCAGGAGCCGGCGGCCACGCGCATTGCCGAGCTGGTCACGGCCAACGCCGGGCGCCGCGTAATCGTGTTCGACCCGAACGTGCGGCCCAGCCTGATTCCCGACATGGCCGCCTACCGCGCGTGCGTGACCGACTGGCTGGCCATGGCCGACCTGGTCAAGCTCAGCGACGAGGATGCCGAACTGCTGGCCCCCGGCCAACCGGTCGATGCACTGGCGGCGGAGTGCCTGCAAGCCGGCGTGCATGCCGTGATCGTCACGCGCGGCGGTGCGGGCGCCACGCTCTGGCGCACGGGGCACGCGCCGCTTGCCGTGGCGGCGCCGCGCGTCAAGGTGGTCGACACCATCGGCGCGGGCGACACCTTCACGGCCGGGCTTTCGGTGGCGCTGCTCGCGCACGGCGTCGAGCACCCGGCCCAGCTCGGCGAACTCGGCGACGACGCCTGGCGCGAAGTGATGCGTTTCGCCGCCACGGCCGCCGCCCTCAACTGCACCCGCGAAGGTGCCGATCCCCCCACGCTCGAAGCGGTTCACGCCGCGCTGGCGCAGGAAGACAATGAGGCCGTCGCTTCCCGGCCCTGA
- a CDS encoding transaldolase family protein, whose amino-acid sequence MNNDFHLYLDSADLAELQTCLPHPVVHGVTTNPTLLLRAGIGRGEVPGLLKRCIELGARQVQAQVYSSEVDGMLEDADALLSHFDRGQLVVKIPATRQGLDAGARLIAQGVPVTWTAVYAPEQAHFAAQLGAAYAAPYLGRLEDAGIDGLALIAQMQALVAQRPSSGTRLLVASVRSREAYLSLLALGVGAITIPPRLFAELLDHPATLAAERGFLADVRALP is encoded by the coding sequence ATGAACAACGACTTCCATCTGTACCTCGACAGCGCCGACCTGGCCGAACTGCAGACCTGCCTGCCGCACCCCGTGGTGCATGGCGTGACGACCAACCCCACGCTGCTGCTGCGTGCGGGCATCGGCCGCGGCGAGGTGCCGGGTTTGCTGAAACGCTGCATCGAACTGGGCGCGCGGCAGGTGCAGGCGCAGGTGTATTCGAGCGAAGTCGACGGCATGCTCGAAGACGCGGACGCCTTGCTCTCGCACTTCGACCGGGGCCAGCTGGTCGTGAAGATCCCCGCCACGCGCCAGGGCCTCGATGCCGGCGCGCGGCTCATCGCACAAGGCGTGCCCGTCACGTGGACCGCCGTCTATGCGCCCGAGCAGGCGCACTTTGCCGCGCAACTGGGCGCGGCCTACGCGGCACCGTACCTCGGCCGGCTCGAGGATGCCGGCATCGACGGGCTCGCGCTGATCGCGCAGATGCAGGCGCTGGTCGCGCAACGCCCTTCGTCCGGCACGCGGCTGCTGGTGGCCAGCGTCCGTTCGCGCGAGGCCTATCTTTCGCTGCTGGCGCTGGGCGTGGGCGCCATCACGATCCCGCCGCGACTCTTTGCCGAACTGCTCGACCATCCCGCCACGCTGGCCGCCGAACGCGGCTTCCTGGCCGATGTACGCGCCTTGCCCTGA